In a single window of the Bacteroides thetaiotaomicron VPI-5482 genome:
- a CDS encoding Fic family protein yields the protein MATMAEKMAASLEELRKLQEKDRCVVLQGTAEIGRTHLTRLLDNGWLQEVMKGWYIAARPGTEGDTTVWYTSFWYFIAKYAAVRLGEQWCLTADQSLDLYSGKTTVPVQVVIKSPKGHNNTQKLMYDTSLLVFQSEIPDQVYKEPEYGLNLYPLAEALVYTTPRYFQVEKIAARTCLAMIRDAADILKVLTKNGASLRAGRIAGAFRNIGNSEIADSIVSTMRGFGYDVREEDPFEDQPRTPLVYEVSPYVTRLRLMWENMRDKVVELFPEAPGKIDDVEGYLRSVDEKYSEDAYHSLSIEGYRVSPELIEKVRVGNWKPEEEDKEHKNALVARGYYQAFQAVRGTIADILKGKNAGEAVRADHPVWYMQMWMPFVTVGILQREDLVGYRTGQVYIRGSQHIPLNPKAVRDAMPVLFDLLKNEPHPAVRAVLGHFFFVYIHPYMDGNGRMGRFVLNAMLASGGYNWTVVPVERRKEYMKALEKASVEGDISEFTKVIASLVK from the coding sequence ATGGCAACAATGGCGGAGAAAATGGCGGCTTCACTGGAGGAATTAAGAAAGCTCCAGGAGAAAGACCGCTGTGTCGTCCTGCAAGGGACGGCCGAGATAGGGAGGACGCATTTAACCCGGCTGTTGGATAACGGCTGGTTGCAGGAAGTAATGAAAGGCTGGTATATTGCGGCCAGGCCGGGAACAGAGGGGGACACGACGGTCTGGTACACCTCATTCTGGTATTTTATTGCGAAATACGCGGCCGTCCGGCTGGGGGAACAATGGTGCTTGACGGCCGACCAGTCGCTGGATCTGTATTCGGGGAAAACGACCGTGCCCGTACAGGTGGTTATCAAGTCGCCGAAAGGCCATAACAACACGCAAAAGCTGATGTATGATACCTCGCTTTTGGTGTTTCAAAGCGAGATTCCGGATCAGGTATATAAAGAGCCGGAATACGGCCTTAATCTCTATCCGCTTGCCGAAGCCCTGGTATATACCACGCCGAGATATTTCCAGGTGGAGAAGATCGCAGCCCGCACCTGCCTGGCCATGATACGGGACGCTGCCGATATATTAAAGGTACTGACGAAAAACGGGGCTTCGCTTCGTGCCGGAAGAATAGCCGGGGCGTTCCGGAACATCGGGAACAGCGAAATCGCCGACAGCATCGTTTCCACGATGCGGGGGTTCGGGTATGACGTGAGAGAAGAAGATCCGTTCGAGGATCAGCCACGAACGCCCCTTGTTTATGAGGTGTCGCCTTACGTCACACGCTTGCGCCTGATGTGGGAGAACATGAGGGATAAGGTTGTAGAACTGTTTCCCGAAGCCCCTGGAAAGATTGATGACGTGGAGGGGTATTTGAGATCCGTCGATGAAAAGTATTCGGAGGACGCTTATCATTCTCTCTCGATCGAGGGATATAGGGTTTCCCCGGAACTGATCGAGAAAGTGCGTGTCGGGAACTGGAAGCCGGAGGAAGAAGATAAGGAGCATAAAAACGCACTGGTGGCACGTGGGTATTACCAGGCGTTCCAGGCTGTCAGGGGGACGATCGCCGATATACTGAAAGGAAAGAACGCAGGGGAAGCGGTAAGGGCGGATCATCCGGTCTGGTATATGCAGATGTGGATGCCGTTCGTTACGGTGGGGATCTTGCAAAGGGAGGATCTTGTGGGTTATCGTACCGGGCAGGTCTATATACGGGGATCGCAACATATCCCGTTGAACCCGAAAGCGGTCAGGGACGCTATGCCCGTCCTTTTCGATCTCTTGAAGAATGAGCCGCACCCGGCGGTAAGGGCTGTCTTGGGACACTTCTTTTTCGTGTATATTCACCCCTATATGGACGGGAACGGGAGAATGGGACGGTTCGTCTTGAACGCCATGCTTGCGTCTGGAGGCTATAACTGGACGGTTGTTCCGGTGGAGCGTAGAAAAGAATATATGAAAGCGTTGGAAAAGGCCAGCGTGGAGGGGGATATTTCGGAGTTTACGAAAGTAATCGCATCATTGGTCAAGTAA
- a CDS encoding recombinase family protein, which translates to MNVVIYSRVSSQSARQSTERQVVDLERFAAGRGYEVTAVFEEKISGRKANIERPVLSRCLEYCTDPQNRVDMLLLTEISRLGRSTLEILKALDTLHTHKICVYIQNLNLETLRPDKTVNPLSSLITTLLGELAAIERQGIIDRLNSGRELYIQKGGRLGRKPGSRKTAEQRKEEYREAIALLKKGYSIRNVAKLTGKAVSTIQQVKKDFINS; encoded by the coding sequence ATGAATGTGGTTATCTATTCACGTGTAAGCTCGCAGTCGGCCAGGCAATCGACCGAACGGCAGGTTGTCGATCTGGAGAGGTTCGCAGCCGGACGGGGGTACGAGGTGACGGCGGTCTTTGAGGAAAAGATAAGCGGACGAAAGGCCAATATCGAACGCCCGGTTTTAAGCCGTTGCCTGGAATACTGCACAGATCCGCAGAACCGGGTGGATATGCTGTTGCTGACCGAGATCTCACGCCTGGGGCGTTCCACCCTGGAGATACTAAAGGCACTCGATACGCTGCACACGCATAAAATATGCGTGTATATCCAAAACTTGAACCTGGAAACATTACGGCCGGACAAGACGGTAAACCCCTTGTCCTCTCTGATTACTACCCTATTGGGGGAACTGGCCGCAATCGAACGCCAGGGGATCATTGACCGCCTTAATAGCGGACGGGAGTTGTACATCCAGAAAGGGGGCAGGCTGGGACGGAAGCCGGGAAGCCGGAAAACGGCCGAACAGAGGAAAGAGGAATACCGGGAGGCGATCGCCTTGTTGAAGAAAGGCTACTCGATCCGGAACGTGGCGAAGCTCACGGGAAAGGCCGTTTCGACGATACAACAAGTAAAAAAAGACTTCATTAATAGCTGA